The following coding sequences lie in one Streptomyces xiamenensis genomic window:
- a CDS encoding WD40/YVTN/BNR-like repeat-containing protein — protein MAGLALAAGLLTTAAPAASAEDVGAQAYTWKNVRIGGGGFVPSFVFNRSEPDLVYARTDIGGAYRWNEQGQEWIPLLDSIGWDDWGYTGVASLATDPVDPDRVYAAVGTYTNDWDPENGAILRSSDRGRTWQRTELPFKLGGNMPGRGMGERLVVDPHNNNVLYLGAPSGQGLWRSTDAGVTWQKVTTFPNPGDYVLNPDDPGGYENDIIGVVWVTFDPSTGSPGSTTQTLYAGVADLDESVYRSTDGGRTWSPVPGQPTGYLPHKGVLDEETGDLYVATADNPGPYAAEDGEVWRYDTGTGQWTDISPVPAGGDRWFGFSGLTVDRQNPGTVMVTGYSSWWPDTQIFRSTNGGDSWTAAWQWGNYPQRDKRYTMDVSAVPWLTFGENPQPPEETPKLGWMTEGMEIDPFDPDRLLYGTGATVYGTTQLTNWDRDQTFTVRPFVKGLEETSVRDLISPPSGAPLLSGLGDIGGFRHTDVDQVPAMMFRQPSFGTTSSLDYAELAPNIVVRVGTHVGDGTDPLIGFSTDNGAHWWSGSTPGGAGGGTVAAAADGSRFVWSPENTGVHHSVGFGNSWSASQGIPQGARVEADRVDPNRFYGFHQGTFYISTNGGATFTASAAQGLPATGEVRFGAVPGRTGDIWLAGGGLWRSTDGGATFTRNTGIDADNIGFGAPAPGQSYQALYSSGVVNGVRGVYRSTDTGATWTRINDDDHQWAWTGDAITGDPRIYGRVYLSTNGRGVIYGDSA, from the coding sequence ATGGCCGGCCTTGCACTGGCTGCGGGACTCCTCACCACGGCCGCCCCCGCGGCCTCCGCGGAGGATGTCGGCGCCCAGGCGTACACCTGGAAGAACGTCCGGATCGGCGGCGGCGGCTTCGTCCCGAGCTTCGTCTTCAACCGCTCCGAGCCCGACCTGGTCTACGCCCGCACCGACATCGGCGGCGCCTACCGCTGGAACGAGCAGGGCCAGGAGTGGATACCGCTGCTGGACTCCATCGGCTGGGACGACTGGGGCTACACGGGTGTGGCCTCTCTCGCCACCGACCCCGTCGACCCCGACCGCGTCTACGCGGCCGTGGGCACGTACACCAACGACTGGGACCCCGAGAACGGCGCCATCCTGCGCTCCTCGGACCGGGGCCGGACGTGGCAGCGCACCGAGCTCCCCTTCAAGCTCGGCGGCAACATGCCCGGGCGCGGCATGGGCGAGCGGCTCGTCGTGGACCCCCACAACAACAACGTCCTCTACCTGGGCGCCCCCAGCGGCCAGGGCCTGTGGCGCAGCACGGACGCCGGTGTGACCTGGCAGAAGGTCACCACCTTCCCCAACCCCGGTGACTACGTCCTCAATCCGGATGATCCGGGGGGCTACGAGAACGACATCATCGGCGTCGTGTGGGTGACCTTCGACCCCTCCACCGGCTCCCCCGGCTCCACCACCCAGACGCTGTACGCGGGCGTCGCCGACCTCGACGAGAGCGTCTACCGCTCCACCGACGGCGGCCGGACCTGGTCCCCGGTGCCCGGCCAGCCCACCGGCTATCTCCCGCACAAGGGGGTGCTCGACGAGGAGACCGGCGACCTCTACGTCGCCACCGCCGACAACCCGGGCCCGTACGCCGCCGAGGACGGCGAGGTGTGGCGGTACGACACGGGCACCGGCCAGTGGACGGACATCTCCCCCGTCCCGGCCGGCGGCGACCGGTGGTTCGGCTTCTCCGGGCTGACCGTGGACCGCCAGAACCCGGGCACCGTGATGGTCACCGGCTACAGCTCCTGGTGGCCGGACACCCAGATCTTCCGCTCCACGAACGGCGGCGACAGCTGGACGGCAGCCTGGCAGTGGGGCAACTATCCGCAGCGCGACAAGCGGTACACGATGGATGTGTCCGCGGTGCCGTGGCTCACCTTCGGCGAGAACCCGCAGCCCCCGGAGGAGACCCCGAAGCTGGGGTGGATGACCGAGGGGATGGAGATCGACCCGTTCGACCCGGACCGGCTGCTGTACGGCACCGGCGCCACCGTGTACGGCACGACCCAGCTCACGAACTGGGACCGGGACCAGACCTTCACCGTCCGCCCGTTCGTCAAGGGCCTGGAGGAGACCTCGGTCCGTGACCTGATCTCCCCGCCCTCCGGTGCCCCGCTGCTCAGCGGCCTGGGGGACATCGGCGGCTTCCGGCACACCGATGTGGACCAGGTGCCCGCGATGATGTTCCGCCAGCCCAGCTTCGGCACCACCAGCAGCCTGGACTACGCCGAGCTGGCGCCGAACATCGTGGTGCGGGTCGGCACCCACGTCGGTGACGGCACCGATCCGCTGATCGGCTTCTCCACGGACAACGGCGCCCACTGGTGGTCGGGATCGACCCCGGGCGGTGCGGGTGGCGGTACGGTGGCGGCCGCCGCCGACGGCAGCCGCTTCGTGTGGAGCCCGGAGAACACGGGCGTGCACCACTCGGTGGGCTTCGGCAACTCCTGGAGCGCGTCCCAGGGCATCCCGCAGGGCGCGCGGGTGGAGGCGGACCGGGTGGACCCGAACCGCTTCTACGGCTTCCACCAGGGCACCTTCTACATCTCCACGAACGGCGGGGCGACCTTCACCGCCTCCGCCGCGCAGGGCCTGCCCGCCACCGGCGAGGTACGGTTCGGCGCCGTTCCCGGGCGCACCGGGGACATCTGGCTGGCCGGCGGCGGGCTGTGGCGTTCCACCGACGGGGGCGCCACCTTCACCCGGAACACCGGCATCGACGCCGACAACATCGGCTTCGGAGCGCCGGCCCCGGGCCAGTCGTACCAGGCGCTGTACAGCAGCGGCGTGGTCAACGGCGTGCGCGGCGTCTACCGCTCCACCGACACCGGGGCCACCTGGACCCGGATCAACGACGACGACCACCAGTGGGCGTGGACCGGTGACGCCATCACCGGCGATCCGCGGATCTACGGCCGCGTCTATCTCTCGACCAACGGCCGCGGGGTGATCTACGGCGACAGCGCGTGA
- a CDS encoding 3-hydroxybutyryl-CoA dehydrogenase, producing the protein MKDIERVGVVGCGQMGAGIAEVCARAGLSVRVAETTGEALELGRTRLVNSLDKAAERGKISAEEHGATLERLTFTTDLGEFADRDLVIEAVVESEPVKTEIFQVLDQVVTRPDAILASNTSSIPLVKLAVATGRPQQVIGIHFFNPPQVQTLVELIPALTTGEETVRRAEALVGEVLGKHAIRAQDRSGFVVNALLVPYLLAAIRMFESGAATREDIDTGMEQGCAHPMGPLRLTDLIGLDTVAAIADSMYEEFKEQLYAPPPLLRRMVSAGQLGRKSGAGFYSYG; encoded by the coding sequence GTGAAGGACATCGAACGCGTCGGAGTGGTGGGCTGCGGCCAGATGGGCGCGGGCATCGCGGAGGTGTGCGCGCGGGCAGGGCTTTCGGTGCGGGTCGCCGAGACCACCGGGGAGGCGCTGGAGCTGGGCCGCACCCGGCTGGTGAACTCCCTGGACAAGGCGGCCGAGCGCGGCAAGATCAGCGCGGAGGAGCACGGGGCGACCCTGGAGCGGCTGACCTTCACCACCGATCTCGGCGAGTTCGCCGACCGTGATCTGGTGATCGAGGCGGTGGTGGAGAGCGAGCCGGTCAAGACCGAGATCTTCCAGGTGCTCGACCAGGTGGTGACCCGCCCCGACGCCATCCTGGCCTCGAACACCTCCTCCATCCCGCTGGTGAAGCTGGCGGTGGCCACCGGCCGCCCGCAGCAGGTGATCGGCATCCACTTCTTCAATCCGCCGCAGGTGCAGACCCTGGTGGAGCTGATCCCGGCGCTCACCACCGGGGAGGAGACGGTGCGCCGCGCCGAGGCGCTGGTGGGCGAGGTGCTGGGCAAGCACGCGATCCGGGCCCAGGACCGTTCCGGCTTCGTGGTGAACGCGCTGCTCGTGCCGTATCTGCTGGCCGCCATCCGGATGTTCGAGTCGGGGGCGGCGACCCGCGAGGACATCGACACCGGCATGGAGCAGGGCTGCGCCCATCCGATGGGCCCGCTGCGGCTGACCGATCTGATCGGCCTGGACACGGTGGCCGCGATCGCGGACAGCATGTACGAGGAGTTCAAGGAGCAGTTGTACGCCCCGCCGCCGCTGCTGCGCCGGATGGTGTCGGCCGGGCAGCTGGGCCGCAAGAGCGGCGCGGGCTTCTACTCGTACGGGTGA
- a CDS encoding non-homologous end joining protein Ku, which yields MRSLWKGTISFGLVSIPVKVVSATENHSVSFRQIHTADDGRIRYRKVCELDGEEVGGDEIGKAYEAADGSVVQLTDDDLAALPLPTARTVDILGFVPVSSIDPYQLDRSYYLAPDTGAIKPYALLREALRRSQKGAIAKLAMRGRETLALLRALEGDGEAVLGMHTLLWPDEIRPATGVVPGERVTVRDAELDLADTLMDTLGSVDMAELHDEYRAAVEALVTAKLEGRVPEEITERPATGGRVIDLMSALEDSVRSARQARGEEEPEGEATVTPIKKKAAAKKSPAKKKATAGKSTKKSTAKKSTSKKTAAKKTTTRKRAS from the coding sequence ATGCGATCGCTGTGGAAGGGCACCATCTCCTTCGGCCTGGTCAGCATCCCGGTGAAGGTCGTCAGCGCTACCGAGAACCACTCGGTGTCCTTCCGGCAGATCCACACCGCCGATGACGGCCGGATCCGCTACCGCAAGGTGTGCGAGCTGGACGGGGAGGAGGTGGGCGGCGACGAGATCGGCAAGGCGTACGAGGCGGCCGACGGCTCCGTCGTCCAGCTCACCGACGACGACCTGGCCGCGCTGCCGCTGCCCACCGCCAGGACCGTCGACATCCTCGGCTTCGTCCCGGTGAGCAGCATCGACCCCTACCAGCTGGACCGCTCCTACTACCTGGCCCCGGACACCGGCGCGATCAAGCCCTACGCGCTGCTGCGGGAGGCCCTGCGGCGCAGCCAGAAGGGCGCCATCGCCAAGCTCGCCATGCGCGGGCGCGAGACGCTGGCCCTGCTGCGCGCCCTGGAGGGGGACGGCGAGGCGGTCCTGGGGATGCACACCCTGCTGTGGCCCGACGAGATCCGCCCGGCCACCGGGGTGGTGCCCGGCGAGCGGGTCACCGTCCGGGACGCCGAACTGGACCTCGCCGACACCCTGATGGACACCCTCGGCTCGGTGGACATGGCCGAACTCCACGACGAGTACCGCGCGGCCGTCGAGGCGCTGGTCACCGCCAAGCTGGAGGGCCGGGTGCCGGAGGAGATCACCGAACGGCCGGCCACCGGCGGCCGGGTGATCGACTTGATGTCCGCCCTGGAAGACAGCGTGCGCAGCGCCCGCCAGGCCCGCGGCGAGGAGGAGCCGGAGGGGGAGGCGACCGTCACGCCGATCAAGAAGAAGGCCGCCGCCAAGAAGTCCCCGGCGAAGAAGAAGGCCACGGCCGGCAAGAGCACCAAGAAGAGCACCGCGAAGAAAAGCACGTCGAAGAAGACCGCCGCCAAGAAGACCACGACCCGCAAGCGGGCCTCCTGA
- the ligD gene encoding non-homologous end-joining DNA ligase gives MPVVAVEGRRLSLSRLEKVIYPDGTTKGEVLHYYAAHGSAILPHLRDRPLSLLRYPDGPDGERFFTKHVPQGTPEWVKICEVPRSGGGTMRQVVLQDLASVVWAANLVVEFHTPQWRYEEPGVADRLVFDLDPGEPATVAECCEVALWLRERLARDGLAAYPKTSGSKGLHLLSPLRPVDSRRASEYAKAVAGEAAAALPGLAIATMAKRLRPGKVFIDHSQNAARKTTAAPYTLRARAIPAVSTPVTWEEVAGCAEPEQLVFTLHDLPHRLAAHGDLMTPLLNPRAARPLP, from the coding sequence ATGCCTGTCGTCGCGGTGGAGGGACGTCGTCTGTCGCTGTCCCGGCTGGAAAAGGTGATCTATCCGGACGGGACGACCAAGGGCGAGGTGCTGCACTACTACGCCGCCCACGGCAGCGCGATCCTGCCCCATCTGCGGGATCGGCCGCTGAGTCTGCTGCGCTATCCGGACGGCCCGGACGGCGAGCGCTTCTTCACCAAACACGTTCCCCAGGGCACCCCCGAGTGGGTGAAGATCTGCGAGGTGCCGCGCTCGGGTGGCGGCACCATGCGGCAGGTCGTCCTCCAGGACCTGGCGAGCGTGGTGTGGGCGGCGAACCTGGTGGTGGAGTTCCACACCCCGCAGTGGCGGTACGAGGAGCCGGGCGTCGCCGACCGGCTGGTCTTCGATCTGGATCCGGGCGAGCCGGCCACCGTCGCCGAGTGCTGCGAGGTCGCGCTGTGGCTGCGCGAGCGCCTGGCCCGGGACGGCCTGGCCGCGTACCCGAAGACCTCGGGCTCCAAGGGGCTGCATCTGCTGAGCCCGCTGCGCCCGGTGGACTCGCGGCGTGCCTCGGAGTACGCCAAGGCGGTGGCCGGTGAGGCCGCCGCCGCGCTGCCGGGTCTCGCGATCGCCACCATGGCCAAGCGGCTGCGGCCGGGCAAGGTGTTCATCGACCACAGCCAGAACGCGGCCCGCAAGACGACGGCCGCCCCCTACACGCTGCGCGCCCGAGCCATCCCGGCGGTCTCCACCCCCGTCACCTGGGAGGAGGTCGCCGGGTGCGCGGAGCCGGAGCAACTCGTCTTCACCCTGCACGACCTCCCGCACCGGCTGGCCGCACACGGCGACCTGATGACCCCGCTGCTCAACCCCCGTGCCGCCCGCCCCCTTCCCTGA
- a CDS encoding cobalamin-binding protein has translation MRIVSLLPSATEILFALGAGDRVVGVTFECDHPPQARERRIVSTSALPEGLPPAEIDRVVSARMAAGEDLYHLDRGALATLAADLVVTQDLCAVCAVDVSTVHDALNYLSCRAEVLTVDPHTLRQVLDSVRTIGEATGTGEAADHLITALDRRLAAVRTRVAARRPVPALVLEWTEPPFAPGHWVPDMVAAAGGHCVLGRSGERSFRTGWETVRAAGAEVVVCAPCGFGLSESARLAEQVADRLPPGVPLWAVDANASFARPGPRLVDGVEALAGIFHPEAAEAPDPALAVRLA, from the coding sequence GTGCGGATCGTCTCCCTTCTCCCGTCGGCCACGGAAATCCTCTTCGCGCTCGGCGCCGGCGACCGCGTCGTCGGCGTGACCTTCGAGTGCGACCACCCGCCGCAGGCCCGCGAACGCCGGATCGTGTCGACCAGCGCGCTGCCCGAAGGGCTGCCGCCCGCCGAGATCGACCGGGTGGTCAGCGCACGGATGGCCGCCGGGGAGGACCTGTACCACCTGGACCGCGGGGCGCTGGCCACCCTGGCGGCCGATCTGGTGGTCACCCAGGATCTGTGCGCGGTCTGCGCGGTCGACGTCTCCACGGTGCACGACGCCCTCAACTACCTCTCCTGCCGGGCCGAGGTGCTGACCGTCGACCCGCACACCCTGCGGCAGGTACTGGACTCGGTGCGCACGATCGGGGAGGCCACCGGCACCGGGGAGGCCGCCGACCACCTGATCACCGCGCTGGACCGGCGGCTGGCGGCGGTACGGACGCGGGTGGCGGCCCGCCGGCCTGTGCCGGCGCTGGTACTGGAGTGGACCGAGCCGCCGTTCGCCCCCGGCCACTGGGTACCCGACATGGTGGCGGCGGCCGGCGGGCACTGCGTCCTGGGCCGCTCGGGGGAACGCTCCTTCCGCACCGGCTGGGAGACGGTGCGGGCCGCCGGTGCCGAGGTCGTGGTGTGCGCCCCGTGCGGCTTCGGCCTGAGCGAGTCGGCCCGGCTCGCCGAACAGGTCGCGGACCGGCTCCCGCCGGGCGTGCCGCTGTGGGCGGTGGACGCCAACGCCTCCTTCGCCCGCCCGGGGCCACGGCTGGTGGACGGCGTCGAAGCACTGGCCGGGATCTTCCACCCGGAGGCGGCCGAGGCCCCCGATCCCGCCCTGGCCGTCCGGCTGGCCTGA
- a CDS encoding nitroreductase family deazaflavin-dependent oxidoreductase, which produces MPLTGEYEPSTSKLVRDQVELYESSGGTRGTTLAELVGSDDERRRDLPVIILTTRGAKSGRIRKSPLMRVEHDGRYAVVASLGGAPKHPVWYHNVVADPRVELQDGPVRQDMVAREVTGEEKAVWWARAVEAYPDYADYQRKTDRVIPVFVLEPVPQGH; this is translated from the coding sequence ATGCCACTCACCGGCGAGTACGAGCCGAGCACCTCGAAGCTGGTGCGGGATCAGGTGGAGCTGTACGAGAGTTCGGGAGGCACCCGGGGAACGACCCTGGCGGAACTGGTCGGTTCCGATGACGAGCGGCGCCGGGACCTGCCGGTCATCATCCTGACCACCCGCGGCGCGAAAAGCGGCAGAATCCGCAAATCCCCGCTCATGCGGGTGGAGCACGACGGGCGCTACGCCGTGGTCGCCTCGCTGGGCGGCGCCCCCAAACACCCGGTCTGGTACCACAACGTGGTGGCCGACCCCCGGGTGGAGCTCCAGGACGGCCCGGTGCGCCAGGACATGGTGGCCCGGGAGGTGACCGGCGAGGAGAAGGCCGTGTGGTGGGCCCGGGCCGTCGAGGCGTATCCGGACTACGCCGACTACCAGCGGAAGACGGACCGGGTGATCCCGGTCTTCGTCCTGGAGCCGGTGCCGCAGGGGCACTGA
- the pheT gene encoding phenylalanine--tRNA ligase subunit beta: MRAPLSWLREYVDLPAEVTGRDLATKLISAGLEVETVERLGADLTGPLVVGQVLAIEELTEFKKPIRYCQVDVGDANGTGEPQNIVCGARNFAVGDKVVVVLPGAVLPGGFKISSRKTYGRLSEGMICSAAELGMGEDHSGIIVLPPGHEPGTDAIELLELVDEVLDIAVTTDRGYCLSLRGIARETATAYGLPLRDPALLDVPAPNGDGYPVTVGDLGACDHFVARTVSGVQPHAVSPIWMQRRLQKAGMRPISLAVDITNYVMLEIGQPLHAYDRSRLHGAIGVRRAAAGEKLATLDGAERTLDAEDLVITDEQGPIGLAGVMGGAHTEIADAPEAGTDPLLGDTGTSEIVVEAAHFDPVTVARTSRRHKLSSEASRRFERGVDPQAAAAAAQRAVDLLVLLAGGTADPGVTQVSVPLTPRTIKVAADHADKVAGVAYGRETVVRRLQQVGCDVYGSDELTVTVPSWRPDLTDPNDLAEEVIRLEGYENLPATLPRPPAGRGLTPRQRLHRRVGRALAGAGYVEALNYPFIGTPVLDGLGIPADDARRRTVTLVNPLSDEEPALRTTLLPGLLTALRRNDGRGSHDLALFETGLVFLPTGTETTPVRLPVTRRPSDEEIAQLDAALPEQPRHAAVVLAGARERSGWWGGGRPAGWADAIEAARTVAREAGAEPEVESAQYAPWHPGRCAALYVSVDGERVLAGHAGELHPRVIKALGLPERTSAAEVDLDLLQRAGAETLSAPRISTFPVATQDVALVVDTSVPAGEVEAALRAGAGELLESLRLFDVFTGEQLGAGRKSLAYTLRFRAPDRTLTAEEATAAREAAVASAVERTGAVLRGA; this comes from the coding sequence ATGCGGGCCCCGCTTTCCTGGTTGCGGGAATACGTCGACCTGCCGGCCGAGGTCACCGGGCGTGACCTCGCGACGAAGCTGATCTCGGCGGGTCTGGAGGTCGAGACCGTCGAACGGCTCGGCGCCGACCTCACCGGGCCGCTGGTCGTGGGCCAGGTGCTGGCCATCGAGGAGCTGACCGAGTTCAAGAAGCCCATCCGCTACTGCCAGGTGGATGTCGGCGACGCGAACGGCACCGGCGAGCCGCAGAACATCGTGTGCGGCGCGCGGAACTTCGCCGTCGGCGACAAGGTCGTGGTCGTCCTGCCGGGCGCCGTCCTGCCCGGCGGCTTCAAGATCTCCTCGCGCAAGACGTACGGCCGGCTCTCCGAGGGCATGATCTGCTCCGCCGCCGAACTCGGCATGGGCGAGGACCACTCCGGCATCATCGTGCTGCCGCCGGGCCACGAGCCGGGCACCGACGCGATCGAGCTGCTGGAGCTGGTCGACGAGGTGCTGGACATCGCCGTCACCACCGACCGCGGCTACTGCCTGTCGCTGCGCGGCATCGCCCGCGAGACCGCCACCGCGTACGGGCTGCCGCTGCGCGACCCGGCGCTGCTGGATGTGCCCGCGCCCAACGGCGACGGCTACCCCGTGACGGTCGGCGACCTCGGCGCCTGCGACCACTTCGTGGCCCGCACCGTGTCCGGCGTCCAGCCGCACGCGGTGAGCCCGATCTGGATGCAGCGCCGGCTCCAGAAGGCCGGCATGCGCCCGATCTCGCTCGCCGTGGACATCACCAACTACGTGATGCTCGAGATCGGCCAGCCGCTGCACGCGTACGACCGCTCCCGGCTGCACGGCGCGATCGGCGTACGGCGGGCCGCGGCCGGCGAGAAGCTGGCCACCCTGGACGGCGCCGAGCGTACCCTGGACGCCGAGGACCTGGTCATCACCGACGAGCAGGGCCCGATCGGCCTGGCCGGGGTGATGGGCGGTGCCCACACCGAGATCGCGGACGCGCCGGAAGCCGGCACCGACCCGCTGCTCGGGGACACCGGAACCTCGGAGATCGTGGTCGAGGCCGCGCACTTCGACCCGGTCACCGTGGCCCGTACCTCGCGGCGGCACAAGCTGTCCTCCGAGGCGTCCCGGCGCTTCGAACGCGGCGTGGACCCGCAGGCCGCGGCCGCCGCCGCGCAGCGCGCCGTCGATCTGCTGGTCCTGCTGGCCGGCGGCACCGCCGATCCCGGCGTCACCCAGGTCTCGGTGCCGCTCACCCCGCGCACCATCAAGGTCGCCGCCGACCACGCCGACAAGGTGGCGGGCGTGGCCTACGGGCGCGAGACCGTGGTACGGCGGCTCCAGCAGGTCGGCTGCGACGTCTACGGCTCCGACGAGCTGACCGTCACGGTCCCCAGCTGGCGGCCCGACCTCACCGACCCCAACGACCTCGCCGAAGAGGTCATCCGCCTGGAGGGGTACGAGAACCTCCCCGCCACCCTGCCCCGCCCGCCGGCCGGGCGGGGCCTGACCCCGCGGCAGCGGCTGCACCGCCGGGTGGGCCGGGCGCTGGCCGGCGCCGGGTACGTGGAGGCGCTCAACTACCCCTTCATCGGCACCCCGGTGCTCGACGGGCTCGGTATCCCGGCGGACGACGCCCGGCGCCGCACCGTCACCCTCGTCAACCCGCTCTCCGACGAGGAGCCGGCGCTGCGCACCACGCTGCTGCCGGGTCTGCTGACGGCGCTGCGCCGCAACGACGGGCGCGGCAGCCACGATCTGGCGCTGTTCGAGACGGGCCTGGTGTTCCTGCCCACGGGCACGGAGACCACGCCGGTGCGGCTGCCGGTGACCCGCCGTCCCTCGGACGAGGAGATCGCACAGCTGGACGCGGCGCTGCCCGAGCAGCCCCGGCACGCCGCCGTGGTGCTGGCCGGGGCCCGCGAGCGGTCCGGCTGGTGGGGCGGCGGACGTCCGGCGGGCTGGGCCGACGCGATCGAGGCCGCCCGCACGGTGGCCCGTGAGGCCGGTGCCGAACCGGAGGTGGAGAGCGCGCAGTACGCGCCCTGGCACCCCGGGCGCTGCGCGGCGCTGTACGTGAGCGTCGACGGTGAGCGGGTGCTCGCCGGGCACGCAGGCGAACTGCACCCCCGGGTGATCAAGGCGCTGGGGCTGCCGGAGCGCACCAGCGCGGCCGAGGTCGATCTGGATCTGCTGCAGCGGGCGGGTGCCGAGACGCTGAGCGCGCCGCGCATCTCCACGTTCCCGGTGGCCACCCAGGACGTCGCCCTCGTGGTCGACACCTCGGTGCCGGCCGGTGAGGTGGAGGCCGCGCTGCGCGCGGGCGCCGGAGAACTGCTGGAGTCACTGCGGCTGTTCGACGTCTTCACCGGTGAGCAGCTGGGTGCGGGCCGCAAGTCCCTGGCGTACACGCTGCGGTTCCGTGCCCCGGACCGCACGCTGACGGCGGAGGAGGCGACGGCCGCCCGCGAGGCGGCGGTCGCGAGCGCCGTCGAGCGTACCGGGGCGGTGCTGCGCGGGGCGTGA
- the pheS gene encoding phenylalanine--tRNA ligase subunit alpha — protein MSAPNKSYDPVEVEALKPEEIDRAREAALGAIAAAGDLDALREVRTAHAGDRSPLALANREIGALPPQAKAEAGKRVGQARGAVNKALKTRQEELEAERDERVLVEEAVDVTLPHDRVPAGARHPLTTLSERIEDIFTAMGYEVAEGPEVEAEWLNFDALNIAPDHPARTTHDTFFVADPAGTGKNAGADSGVVLRTHTSPVQIRSMLDREPPIYVICPGRVYRTDELDATHTPVFTQVELLAIDEGLTMADLKGTLDHMVSSLFGEGMHTRLRPNYFPFTEPSAEMDMVCYVCRGESVGNPDRPCRTCSSEGWIELGGCGVVNPRVLVAAGIDPEKYSGFAFGFGIERLLMFRHNVEDMRDMIEGDVRFTRAFGMEI, from the coding sequence ATGTCGGCACCCAATAAGTCCTACGACCCTGTCGAGGTCGAGGCACTGAAACCGGAAGAGATCGACCGGGCGCGCGAAGCCGCGCTCGGGGCGATCGCCGCCGCGGGCGACCTCGACGCGCTGCGCGAGGTCAGGACCGCCCACGCCGGGGACCGCTCGCCGCTGGCGCTGGCCAACCGCGAGATCGGTGCCCTGCCCCCGCAGGCCAAGGCCGAGGCCGGCAAGCGGGTCGGCCAGGCCAGGGGCGCCGTGAACAAGGCGCTCAAGACCCGGCAGGAGGAACTGGAGGCCGAGCGCGACGAGCGGGTCCTGGTGGAGGAGGCGGTGGACGTCACCCTGCCCCACGACCGGGTACCGGCCGGCGCGCGTCACCCGCTGACCACGCTCTCCGAGCGCATCGAGGACATCTTCACGGCCATGGGCTACGAGGTGGCCGAGGGGCCCGAGGTCGAGGCGGAGTGGCTCAACTTCGACGCCCTCAACATCGCCCCCGACCACCCGGCGCGCACCACCCACGACACCTTCTTCGTGGCGGACCCTGCCGGGACCGGAAAGAACGCCGGAGCGGACTCCGGCGTCGTGCTGCGCACCCACACCTCCCCGGTGCAGATCCGCTCGATGCTGGACCGCGAGCCGCCCATCTATGTGATCTGCCCCGGGCGGGTCTACCGCACCGACGAGCTGGACGCCACCCACACCCCCGTCTTCACCCAGGTCGAGCTGCTGGCCATCGACGAGGGCCTGACCATGGCGGACCTCAAGGGCACCCTGGACCACATGGTGTCCTCGCTGTTCGGGGAGGGGATGCACACCCGGCTGCGGCCCAACTACTTCCCCTTCACCGAGCCGTCCGCCGAGATGGACATGGTCTGCTACGTGTGCCGCGGCGAGTCCGTGGGCAACCCGGACCGGCCGTGCCGCACCTGCTCCAGCGAGGGCTGGATCGAACTGGGCGGCTGCGGCGTGGTCAACCCCCGGGTGCTGGTGGCCGCCGGCATCGACCCGGAGAAGTACAGCGGTTTCGCGTTCGGCTTCGGCATCGAGCGGCTGCTGATGTTCCGGCACAACGTCGAGGACATGCGCGACATGATCGAGGGTGACGTGCGGTTCACCCGGGCGTTCGGGATGGAGATCTGA